The Henckelia pumila isolate YLH828 chromosome 2, ASM3356847v2, whole genome shotgun sequence genome includes a window with the following:
- the LOC140881873 gene encoding homocysteine S-methyltransferase 2-like isoform X1 — protein MGPVESAMSDFLRVCGGVAVIDGGLATELERHGADLNDPLWSAKCILTSPHLVRAVHLDYLEAGADIILTASYQATIQGFEQKGYSREESEGLLTKSVEIAREARDVYYNRCRESLSGHAPGGRILKQRPILVAASVGSYGAYLADGSEYSGDYGDAMDLEFLKNFHRRRVKVLADSGPDLIAFETVPNKLEAQAFAQLLDEEEINIPAWMSFNSKDGVHVVSGDSLLDCAAIGENSKKIVAVGINCTPPRYIQDLIICIKKVTTKPILIYPNSGESYDADKKEWVQNTGVSDSDFVSYVNKWCEVGASLVGGCCRTTPDTIRAIYRTLSSKASHPILSVDGDIGPKGEES, from the exons ATGGGTCCAGTGGAGAGCGCCATGTCAGATTTCCTCCGTGTATGCGGCGGAGTGGCCGTGATCGACGGTGGGCTCGCGACCGAGTTGGAACGCCATGGTGCGGATCTCAACGACCCTCTTTGGAGCGCCAAATGTATACTCACTTCCCCTCACCTCGTCCGCGCC GTACATCTTGATTACCTGGAAGCTGGTGCAGACATAATACTCACGGCATCTTATCAG GCAACCATACAGGGATTTGAGCAGAAAGGTTATTCTCGAGAAGAAAGTGAAGGCTTACTCACAAAGAGCGTTGAAATTGCTCGCGAGGCACGGGATGTTTACTACAATAGGTGCCGGGAGTCCCTTTCTGGTCATGCTCCTGGTGGTAGAATTCTGAAGCAGCGGCCAATACTGGTTGCAGCATCTGTGGGAAGTTATGGTGCGTACCTGGCTGATGGTTCAGAATATAG TGGTGACTATGGAGATGCTATGGATCTGGAGTTCTTAAAGAATTTTCACCGGAGGAGGGTTAAGGTTCTTGCAGACTCTGGTCCTGATCTTATAGCCTTTGAAACAGTACCCAATAAACTAGAAGCTCAG GCTTTTGCTCAGCTCCTTGACGAAGAGGAAATCAATATACCTGCATGGATGTCCTTCAATTCTAAGGATGGTGTTCATGTTGTTAGTGGTGATTCTTTGCTCGATTGTGCTGCCATTGGTGAAAATTCCAAGAAAATTGTCGCAGTTGGAATTAACTGTACCCCACCTAGATATATCCAAGATCTGATTATATGCATCAAGAAG GTGACTACCAAACCAATACTTATTTACCCAAATAGCGGTGAGAGTTATGATGCTGATAAGAAGGAGTGGGTG CAAAATACTGGGGTCTCGGACAGCGACTTTGTCTCTTATGTGAACAAATGGTGTGAAGTTGGGGCATCTCTAGTGGGAGGTTGCTGCAGAACAACTCCCGATACGATCAGAGCTATTTACAGAACCCTCTCTAGTAAGGCGAGTCACCCCATCTTGAGTGTTGATGGTGACATAGGACCAAAGGGCGAAGAATCTTGA
- the LOC140881873 gene encoding homocysteine S-methyltransferase 2-like isoform X2 — MGPVESAMSDFLRVCGGVAVIDGGLATELERHGADLNDPLWSAKCILTSPHLVRAVHLDYLEAGADIILTASYQATIQGFEQKGYSREESEGLLTKSVEIAREARDVYYNRCRESLSGHAPGGRILKQRPILVAASVGSYGAYLADGSEYSGDYGDAMDLEFLKNFHRRRVKVLADSGPDLIAFETVPNKLEAQAFAQLLDEEEINIPAWMSFNSKDGVHVVSGDSLLDCAAIGENSKKIVAVGINCTPPRYIQDLIICIKKVTTKPILIYPNSGESYDADKKEWQNTGVSDSDFVSYVNKWCEVGASLVGGCCRTTPDTIRAIYRTLSSKASHPILSVDGDIGPKGEES, encoded by the exons ATGGGTCCAGTGGAGAGCGCCATGTCAGATTTCCTCCGTGTATGCGGCGGAGTGGCCGTGATCGACGGTGGGCTCGCGACCGAGTTGGAACGCCATGGTGCGGATCTCAACGACCCTCTTTGGAGCGCCAAATGTATACTCACTTCCCCTCACCTCGTCCGCGCC GTACATCTTGATTACCTGGAAGCTGGTGCAGACATAATACTCACGGCATCTTATCAG GCAACCATACAGGGATTTGAGCAGAAAGGTTATTCTCGAGAAGAAAGTGAAGGCTTACTCACAAAGAGCGTTGAAATTGCTCGCGAGGCACGGGATGTTTACTACAATAGGTGCCGGGAGTCCCTTTCTGGTCATGCTCCTGGTGGTAGAATTCTGAAGCAGCGGCCAATACTGGTTGCAGCATCTGTGGGAAGTTATGGTGCGTACCTGGCTGATGGTTCAGAATATAG TGGTGACTATGGAGATGCTATGGATCTGGAGTTCTTAAAGAATTTTCACCGGAGGAGGGTTAAGGTTCTTGCAGACTCTGGTCCTGATCTTATAGCCTTTGAAACAGTACCCAATAAACTAGAAGCTCAG GCTTTTGCTCAGCTCCTTGACGAAGAGGAAATCAATATACCTGCATGGATGTCCTTCAATTCTAAGGATGGTGTTCATGTTGTTAGTGGTGATTCTTTGCTCGATTGTGCTGCCATTGGTGAAAATTCCAAGAAAATTGTCGCAGTTGGAATTAACTGTACCCCACCTAGATATATCCAAGATCTGATTATATGCATCAAGAAG GTGACTACCAAACCAATACTTATTTACCCAAATAGCGGTGAGAGTTATGATGCTGATAAGAAGGAGTGG CAAAATACTGGGGTCTCGGACAGCGACTTTGTCTCTTATGTGAACAAATGGTGTGAAGTTGGGGCATCTCTAGTGGGAGGTTGCTGCAGAACAACTCCCGATACGATCAGAGCTATTTACAGAACCCTCTCTAGTAAGGCGAGTCACCCCATCTTGAGTGTTGATGGTGACATAGGACCAAAGGGCGAAGAATCTTGA